The Candidatus Edwardsbacteria bacterium region TTCCACTGGATCTCGTCGGCCCGGCCGGTGGGAAAGCCATGCGGGTCGTGGGTCAGGCCGGTGATGTTGAAGCGGTAGCCGCTGCCCATGGAGGCGTACGGCCCGCCCACGCTGCTGCCATCGCCGTAATGGGTGTATTCGGCCGGGCTGACGGTCGGCTGGGGATGGGTGTATACCGCCAGCTGGCCGGGAGCCGGCACCTCCATCTTCTCCCGCATGTGCCCGATGAATTCATCCAAAAGGAGGATCACCGGCATCCGGAATTTCTCGGCCAGGTTGAAGGCCTTGACGGTGAGCTTGAAGGATTCCTCCACCGATGAGGGGCAGAGCGCGATGGTGGGGTGGTCGCCGTGGGTGCCCCAGCGGGCCTGCATCATGTCGGCCTGGGCCCCCTTGGTGGGCAGCCCGGTGGAAGGCCCGCCCCGCTGGACGTTGACGATGACGCAGGGGATCTCGGCCATGCAGCCGTATCCCAGCAGCTCCATCATCAGCGAGAATCCCGGGCCGGAGGTGGCGGTCATGGCCTTGGCCCCGGCGGCGGCGGCCCCCAGGATGGTGCCGATGCCCGCGATCTCGTCCTCCATCTGGATGAACTTGCCGCCTTTTTTCGGCAGCATCAATGCCATGTCCTCGGCGATCTCGGTGGAGGGGGTTATGGGATAGCCCCCGAAGAAATCGCAACCGGCATAGATGGCGCCCAAGGCGCAGGCTTCGTTGCCCTGTAGTAATCTTATATCTTTGTTCATTTCTTCTTCTCCCTGGTCAGGAAGATGGCCAGGTCCGGGCATCTTATTTCACACTGCCTGCAGAAGATACAGTCGTCGGGACGGGCCACTACCGGCTTGCGGTCCTCGCCCATCTCCAGGACATTCTTGGGACAGAAAGCCACACAGATCTCGCAGGATTTGCACCAGGGCTTGTAGACATACACCGGCAGATCGTAGCCCTTTTTAAAATCCTCCTCGATGGCAAGCCTGGCCTCCATCACATCGGTATTTTTGGCCATAAGGTCTCCCAATATATTTAATGTTTTGATTTATCCGATTCACTTAACACCAAGCAATGTACCGGCTTTGCCTTTTAGGGCTTCGGCTGCCTTTTCCAGGGAAGTGATAATAACTTGTCTTCCCCCGTACTCCAAAAATTGGATGGCGGCCTCGATCTTGGGGCCCATGCTGCCGGCGGCGAAATGCCCTGCGGCCAGGTATCCCTTGGCCTCGCTCAACGTGATCTTGTCCAGATCCTTCTGGCCGGGTTTCTTGTAATTTAGCGACACTTTCCCCACCGAGGTCAGTATCAAGAGGGTCTCGGCCTGAATATCGCGGGCCAGGACCGCCGAGGCCCGGTCCTTGTCTATCACCGCATCCACCCCCTCATAGCCTCCTTCGGTCTTGGCATATACCGGCACCCCTCCGCCCCCGGCGG contains the following coding sequences:
- a CDS encoding 2-oxoacid:acceptor oxidoreductase subunit alpha produces the protein MNKDIRLLQGNEACALGAIYAGCDFFGGYPITPSTEIAEDMALMLPKKGGKFIQMEDEIAGIGTILGAAAAGAKAMTATSGPGFSLMMELLGYGCMAEIPCVIVNVQRGGPSTGLPTKGAQADMMQARWGTHGDHPTIALCPSSVEESFKLTVKAFNLAEKFRMPVILLLDEFIGHMREKMEVPAPGQLAVYTHPQPTVSPAEYTHYGDGSSVGGPYASMGSGYRFNITGLTHDPHGFPTGRADEIQWKMDRLKEKIEGHRPELLEVDQEFMDDAEIAVFAYGGAARSAQQAIREARAKGIKAGLVRPTTIWPFPDQALEEVLRRVKTMIVAEISQGQLLGEIQRLNQTHTRVVPVQRYDGEMLTPNEVLNAIAEVSK
- a CDS encoding 4Fe-4S binding protein, with protein sequence MAKNTDVMEARLAIEEDFKKGYDLPVYVYKPWCKSCEICVAFCPKNVLEMGEDRKPVVARPDDCIFCRQCEIRCPDLAIFLTREKKK